The following coding sequences lie in one Gemmatimonadota bacterium genomic window:
- a CDS encoding methyl-accepting chemotaxis protein, with product MDQRFSGSTSSAVLGLPKGGPREADPESVRRASPEHPETLPDLLRTEHERLSKGLGNVQANLADCVALNRESLVAFEGVQKQFEVLDSSSSSIARAAGELTGLVNGSLEKVNSMTRAIEAIDDLVATIVSIASQTNMLALNATIEAARAGDAGRGFAVVAGQVKALAQATREAAEQITQAAGTLKGHAGTVQTSMVRSNEKSETISREVTELSEALGETVQSSLNTTSRVFGTNDRIFMSLAKLDHVVWKVNTYNSLLQKKPTFPFVDHHNCRLGKWYDQGDGYESFRHTPSYAELQQPHSVVHDGTRRLFELIADGGSEDFAAAAAALGEMEEGSEAVFALLDRILQEKAAG from the coding sequence ATGGACCAGCGCTTTTCAGGAAGCACCTCGTCGGCAGTTCTCGGGCTTCCGAAGGGCGGCCCCCGGGAGGCCGATCCGGAGTCCGTCCGTCGGGCTTCTCCGGAGCATCCCGAGACCTTGCCCGATCTGCTGCGCACCGAGCACGAGAGGCTGAGCAAGGGATTGGGGAATGTGCAGGCGAACCTCGCCGACTGTGTGGCACTCAATCGCGAGTCGCTGGTGGCTTTCGAGGGTGTTCAGAAGCAGTTCGAGGTTCTGGATTCGAGCTCGTCGTCGATTGCACGAGCGGCCGGGGAGCTCACAGGTCTCGTCAACGGGTCGCTGGAGAAGGTCAATTCGATGACTCGCGCGATCGAGGCGATCGACGACCTGGTGGCCACCATTGTGAGCATCGCCTCCCAGACCAACATGCTTGCCCTGAATGCGACCATCGAAGCAGCGCGGGCAGGGGACGCAGGACGGGGCTTCGCGGTCGTAGCCGGTCAGGTGAAAGCGCTCGCTCAGGCCACGCGGGAGGCAGCGGAGCAGATCACCCAGGCCGCGGGCACCTTGAAAGGTCACGCCGGAACGGTGCAGACCAGCATGGTTCGGAGCAACGAGAAGAGCGAGACGATCTCCCGGGAAGTCACGGAGTTGAGCGAAGCGTTGGGGGAAACGGTTCAGAGCAGCCTCAACACCACGTCGCGGGTCTTCGGAACCAACGATCGCATCTTCATGAGCCTCGCCAAGCTTGACCACGTGGTCTGGAAGGTCAACACGTACAACTCTCTGCTCCAGAAGAAGCCGACCTTCCCCTTTGTCGATCACCACAACTGCCGTTTGGGCAAGTGGTACGATCAAGGCGACGGGTACGAGAGCTTCCGCCATACGCCCTCCTATGCCGAGCTCCAACAACCTCACTCCGTGGTGCACGACGGCACCCGTCGGCTCTTCGAGCTGATCGCCGATGGCGGCAGCGAGGACTTCGCCGCCGCCGCCGCCGCTCTCGGGGAGATGGAGGAGGGCAGCGAGGCGGTGTTCGCGCTCCTTGACCGAATCCTCCAGGAGAAGGCCGCGGGCTGA
- a CDS encoding sigma-54 dependent transcriptional regulator, giving the protein MKGEAILVIEDEALLGEELVRHFTREGWEAARAVDVAQARAVLKAGALQPLVVLSDLSLPDGSGLDLLEERREAGDGSAWVFLTGYGTVPESVRALQLGAIDFLQKPVPLDRLDLVVESAARSARAERRLREASKGHHDRYTPDAFLGTSSAAQEVRSLVGRIAGVPFTSVLIEGETGTGKGLVARILHYSGDRREGPLVEVNCAALPSELMESELFGHEAGAFTGARTRHRGFFEQASGGSLFLDEVSEMPPPLQAKLLKAVEDRRIRRVGGEKEIDVDVQVIAASNAALDDAVARGDFRADLYHRMAVLKIELPALRERKADIRELTWAAVAEFNARAGHAVTSIPDSVWERLEAYRWPGNVRELRNVLERSVLLATSSVLSDRWLGLPRSSERPLPTEPDAVVLRLDGSTSFDEIEAHVLARALELSEGNVSAAARLLGMTRQTLRYRIEKFGLTGDDAEDGAV; this is encoded by the coding sequence ATGAAGGGCGAAGCCATTCTGGTGATCGAGGACGAGGCACTCCTGGGCGAGGAGCTGGTCCGTCACTTCACCCGCGAAGGATGGGAAGCGGCCCGGGCCGTGGACGTGGCCCAGGCGCGTGCGGTCCTCAAGGCGGGCGCGCTGCAACCGCTCGTCGTTCTATCCGATCTGAGCCTCCCCGACGGGAGTGGGCTGGATCTGCTCGAGGAGCGGCGAGAGGCTGGAGACGGCTCCGCCTGGGTGTTCCTCACCGGATACGGAACGGTTCCCGAATCCGTACGGGCGCTGCAACTGGGTGCGATCGACTTCCTCCAGAAGCCGGTCCCTCTGGACCGGCTCGATCTGGTGGTCGAGAGTGCGGCCCGCAGTGCCCGGGCCGAACGCCGACTGCGAGAGGCGAGCAAAGGGCACCACGATCGCTACACGCCGGATGCGTTCCTGGGGACGAGCTCCGCGGCGCAGGAAGTGCGGTCGCTGGTGGGGAGGATCGCGGGCGTGCCGTTCACGTCCGTCCTGATCGAAGGGGAGACGGGCACGGGGAAGGGATTGGTGGCACGGATTCTCCACTACAGCGGGGACCGACGCGAAGGCCCTCTCGTGGAGGTCAACTGCGCCGCTCTTCCCTCCGAGCTCATGGAGTCGGAGCTGTTCGGTCATGAGGCCGGCGCGTTCACGGGAGCCCGGACCCGCCACCGTGGATTCTTCGAGCAGGCGTCCGGCGGCAGCCTGTTCCTCGACGAGGTGTCGGAGATGCCTCCCCCGTTGCAGGCCAAGCTCCTCAAGGCCGTGGAGGACCGACGCATCCGACGGGTGGGTGGAGAGAAGGAGATCGACGTAGACGTGCAGGTGATCGCCGCCTCCAACGCAGCACTGGACGACGCGGTCGCACGGGGCGACTTCCGGGCCGATCTGTATCATCGGATGGCCGTGTTGAAGATCGAGCTTCCTGCGCTGCGTGAGCGGAAGGCGGACATCCGCGAGCTGACCTGGGCCGCGGTGGCCGAATTCAACGCCCGGGCCGGGCACGCAGTCACGAGCATTCCCGACAGCGTCTGGGAGCGATTGGAGGCCTATCGCTGGCCGGGTAATGTGCGCGAGCTACGCAACGTCCTCGAACGTTCGGTGTTGCTTGCGACCTCGTCCGTCCTTTCCGATCGGTGGTTGGGGCTACCGCGCAGCTCTGAGCGTCCGCTGCCGACGGAACCCGATGCGGTGGTCCTGCGTCTGGACGGAAGCACCAGCTTCGATGAGATCGAAGCGCACGTGCTGGCCCGCGCCCTGGAGTTGTCGGAGGGCAATGTATCCGCGGCCGCCCGCCTGCTCGGGATGACCCGACAGACGCTGCGCTACCGGATCGAGAAGTTCGGTCTCACCGGGGACGATGCCGAGGACGGTGCGGTGTGA
- a CDS encoding AcvB/VirJ family lysyl-phosphatidylglycerol hydrolase: protein MMTRALTSVVESPDGRPIPVSLVARFPAIGRRAQLACAISLLVLLGCVRAGAQEHLPIVEVAPSGSQARLLAVLVSGDGDWSAADRAVADSLHRRGVAVVGLKARAYLRSDARSPDGFAADLAGIAERHLELWGASELIFVGYSRGASIGPFALTRWPPTLRERLRFIALLDPESTANFAFHWIDLVRDVPRAGDLQVLPELERLRGIPMLCVYGTGESASLCANPPRELFVSITRPGGHRIDDSPEPGRFIVEELARLGILGGGG, encoded by the coding sequence ATGATGACACGCGCGTTGACCAGTGTAGTGGAGTCGCCGGACGGGCGTCCCATACCGGTATCGCTCGTCGCTCGCTTCCCCGCCATCGGCCGACGGGCGCAACTGGCCTGTGCGATCTCCCTGCTCGTCCTTCTTGGATGTGTCCGGGCGGGTGCTCAGGAGCACCTGCCCATCGTCGAGGTGGCGCCGTCGGGGTCGCAGGCGAGACTTCTCGCGGTGTTGGTCTCCGGAGACGGAGACTGGTCCGCGGCAGATCGAGCAGTTGCGGATTCGCTCCATCGACGGGGAGTGGCGGTCGTCGGTTTGAAGGCGCGTGCGTACCTTCGCTCCGATGCCCGGTCGCCCGATGGCTTCGCGGCGGACCTGGCAGGGATCGCTGAGCGGCATCTGGAGCTTTGGGGAGCCTCCGAGTTGATCTTCGTGGGGTATTCGCGCGGGGCGTCCATCGGACCCTTCGCCCTCACCCGTTGGCCCCCGACGCTTCGTGAACGGCTTCGATTCATTGCACTCCTCGACCCGGAATCGACCGCGAATTTCGCTTTCCACTGGATCGACCTCGTCCGCGACGTACCCCGGGCCGGCGACCTTCAAGTGCTCCCAGAATTGGAGCGTTTGCGTGGCATCCCGATGCTCTGTGTCTATGGAACCGGCGAATCCGCGTCGCTCTGTGCGAATCCACCGCGCGAGCTGTTCGTCTCCATCACCCGCCCTGGAGGGCACCGGATCGACGACTCGCCAGAGCCCGGTCGCTTCATTGTCGAAGAGCTTGCGCGGCTTGGCATACTGGGCGGAGGCGGCTGA
- a CDS encoding dipeptidase: MRCRRAFVLLSALVAISCTGEGAEDQAPEAPADLEARARAIHERVMTLDTHVDIDPANFTPEQSYATDLDTQVNLPKMEAGGLDAVFLIVYVGQDDDLTPAGFARAHEAALEKFHAVHRLTEELAPDRIGLALSAADAREIYASGRKVAFIGVENGYSLGDDLANVQKFAELGARYLSLAHNGHSQLSDSNTGERDGVWMHNGLSELGRQAVTELNRWGIMIDISHPSKESMMQTVALSRAPIIASHSAVRALCDHSRNLDDEQLVALKENGGVAQIVAFNSYVKCQQDSPERQAALAALREEFGGRGGRANMSEAHIAEFRSRMAAIDEQFPGPPRATVAEFVDHIDYAVDLIGIEHVGISSDFDGGGGVDGWMNATETFNVTHELVKRGYTEEQIAKLWSGNLLRVLDEVQRVSREIRGTVSD, translated from the coding sequence ATGCGTTGTCGCCGCGCGTTCGTGCTCCTGTCCGCACTGGTCGCGATCTCCTGCACCGGTGAGGGCGCCGAGGACCAGGCGCCCGAGGCGCCAGCCGACCTGGAGGCTCGCGCCCGCGCGATCCACGAGCGGGTCATGACCCTGGACACGCACGTGGACATCGACCCGGCCAACTTCACGCCGGAGCAGAGCTACGCGACCGACCTCGACACGCAGGTCAACCTGCCCAAGATGGAGGCGGGTGGCCTCGATGCCGTGTTCCTGATCGTCTACGTGGGGCAGGATGACGACCTCACGCCAGCCGGCTTCGCGCGGGCGCACGAAGCGGCCCTGGAGAAGTTCCACGCCGTCCACCGTCTGACCGAAGAGCTGGCGCCCGATCGGATCGGCCTGGCTCTCAGCGCCGCGGACGCGCGCGAGATCTACGCCTCGGGTCGCAAGGTGGCCTTCATCGGCGTCGAGAACGGCTACTCCCTGGGGGACGATCTCGCCAACGTGCAGAAGTTCGCGGAGCTGGGCGCACGCTATCTCTCCCTGGCCCACAACGGCCACAGCCAGCTGTCCGATTCCAACACGGGGGAGCGGGACGGCGTCTGGATGCACAACGGCTTGAGCGAATTGGGACGGCAAGCGGTGACTGAGCTGAACCGCTGGGGCATCATGATCGACATCTCCCATCCGTCCAAGGAGTCCATGATGCAGACGGTGGCGCTCAGTCGCGCACCGATCATTGCTTCGCACTCCGCAGTGCGGGCGCTGTGCGATCACAGTCGCAACCTGGACGACGAGCAGCTCGTGGCGCTCAAAGAGAACGGTGGCGTGGCGCAGATCGTCGCCTTCAACAGCTACGTGAAGTGTCAGCAGGATTCGCCTGAGCGACAGGCGGCGCTGGCGGCGCTGCGTGAGGAGTTCGGCGGCCGGGGCGGTCGGGCCAACATGAGCGAGGCGCACATCGCCGAGTTCCGGAGCCGCATGGCAGCGATCGACGAACAGTTCCCGGGTCCCCCGCGTGCGACCGTCGCCGAGTTCGTCGACCATATCGACTACGCCGTCGATCTGATCGGCATCGAACACGTGGGCATCAGCTCCGACTTCGACGGTGGGGGAGGGGTGGACGGATGGATGAACGCAACCGAGACGTTCAACGTCACGCACGAGCTGGTGAAGCGGGGCTACACCGAGGAGCAGATCGCGAAGCTTTGGAGTGGCAATCTGCTGCGGGTCTTGGACGAAGTGCAGCGCGTGAGCCGCGAGATCCGCGGCACGGTGTCCGACTAA
- a CDS encoding HAMP domain-containing sensor histidine kinase, with amino-acid sequence MTKPDEQRGDRRHFGRVRLAWTGIVLLVVAVVGLTIYGLSSRNASRLELVNARLQDTGRFAEARARLQQRTLESLPPVLSAQSAFVQDIRIQIEQARRLGERLDSDSRVVLDRLTEALSQPLVSRDDLLAAAAVLAEIVDAESVVQERIFADARRDAGRETALTLGALLLLGLFSALTVWNAPRMAATAPVRKLLRASIRTVFDQRRSLLRAERVAVAAESAATLAHELRNPLAGVAMGLQNLERDLPEQASRITPMVAELQRVSRTLNEHLGALRAPAEAPRDMDLAQMVDELVELLTYEAGQGVRIEHDVPEPLRARLPQDRVRQVLLNLGLNAIQAVDGSGGQVVLEGRRSEGGVELVVRDSGPGFPEQVLNGATGPLVSSKPGGSGVGLRLVRRLVEEMGGRIELSNPPGGGAQAVVTLMDLGEHE; translated from the coding sequence ATGACCAAGCCGGATGAACAGCGTGGAGATCGACGGCACTTCGGCCGCGTGCGGCTGGCGTGGACGGGGATCGTCCTGCTCGTGGTCGCCGTGGTCGGTCTGACGATCTACGGACTCTCTTCGCGGAATGCCTCCCGTCTCGAGCTCGTCAACGCACGGCTCCAGGACACCGGACGCTTCGCCGAAGCGCGTGCCCGCCTGCAGCAGCGCACCCTGGAGAGCCTGCCACCGGTGCTGTCGGCCCAAAGCGCATTCGTGCAAGACATTCGCATTCAGATCGAGCAGGCGCGTCGCCTCGGGGAGCGCTTGGACAGCGACTCGCGGGTCGTGTTGGACCGCCTGACGGAGGCCCTCTCCCAACCGCTCGTCAGCCGCGACGATCTGCTGGCCGCCGCCGCGGTGCTCGCGGAGATCGTGGACGCGGAGTCGGTAGTGCAGGAACGGATTTTCGCGGACGCGCGCCGAGACGCGGGGAGGGAGACCGCCCTGACCCTGGGCGCGCTGCTGCTCCTCGGCCTCTTCAGTGCGCTGACTGTCTGGAACGCCCCTCGTATGGCCGCGACGGCTCCCGTACGCAAGCTACTGCGCGCCTCGATTCGCACCGTGTTCGATCAGCGCCGATCGCTGCTGCGTGCGGAACGCGTCGCCGTGGCCGCTGAATCCGCGGCGACGCTTGCCCACGAGCTTCGCAATCCCTTGGCCGGCGTGGCGATGGGACTGCAGAATCTCGAGCGCGATCTCCCGGAGCAGGCGTCGCGCATCACACCGATGGTCGCGGAGCTGCAGCGGGTCAGTCGTACGCTCAACGAGCACCTGGGCGCGCTGCGTGCACCCGCCGAAGCGCCCCGCGACATGGATCTGGCACAGATGGTGGACGAGCTGGTCGAGCTCTTGACGTACGAGGCGGGGCAGGGCGTCCGCATCGAACACGACGTGCCGGAGCCCTTGCGGGCGCGCCTGCCCCAGGACCGGGTGCGTCAGGTCCTTCTGAACCTGGGACTCAACGCCATCCAGGCCGTCGACGGGAGCGGTGGCCAGGTGGTGTTGGAGGGTCGACGCAGCGAGGGTGGCGTAGAGCTCGTGGTGCGTGACAGCGGCCCCGGATTCCCGGAGCAGGTGCTGAACGGCGCAACCGGCCCCTTGGTCAGCTCCAAGCCCGGCGGCTCCGGTGTAGGGTTGCGCCTGGTTCGCCGACTGGTCGAGGAGATGGGCGGTCGCATCGAGCTCTCCAACCCACCGGGCGGAGGAGCGCAGGCCGTCGTGACCCTGATGGATCTCGGAGAGCACGAATGA
- a CDS encoding DUF5916 domain-containing protein, translated as MIFAMRWAWGLCIPILLMASPLAAQVGRPYVGTRTDLSVVVPRVEVGVEVDGALDEPIWRDAALLTGFSQYSPQDGVPARDSTEVLVWYSHEAIHFGVRAFAPPGSVRATLADRDRIDNDDQIQILLDTFDDARRALVFGVNPLGVQLDGIRVEGESTGGHGFQAEAEIHPLDRNPDFVYESSGRLEPWGYQVELRVPFKSLRYRPDEVQTWGINVIRIVQASGHSQTWTPARRGRSSFLAQSGRLEGLTGFERGLVLDINPVVTARADGGAVGSGSWDYDRVGPEFGGSVRWGVTENLTLNGTVNPDFSQVEADAEQLSYDPRLAIAFPEKRPFFLEGSERFRVPNSLIYTRRIVRPDIAAKLSGKISSADMGALFAIDDRASSRTGERPVFGIVRLTRDLGAASTLGMVYTDRTEGDDYNRVGGLDARLVRGAYTLSLQGALSANRDAIVDGTGHLWDVAFGRAGRRFGFDTRFRGTSADFVAGSGFLSRTGTVLLQATPRVTRPGAPGARLESYSLSLNLSGSWLHDAFWDGADPEDLKFHINNSWTLAGGWQLGASLLLERFWYLPYLYTDYALEVPVSPGVSDTAAFTGTPWLDNLDLVLSVSTPTWSTFGANAMVIVGRDENFDEWAPADIVILSGGLDWRPTDRVRVSPTYSRQQYIRPGEGTTVRVRDIPRLKVEYQLSRAVFIRVVGQYDAVWRDALRDDTRTDAPILIRDAEGTFAPAGEVSRNRITADVLFSYQPSPGTVVFAGYGSAMSEADAFRFRDVQRSADGFFVKVSWLFRR; from the coding sequence ATGATCTTCGCCATGCGCTGGGCTTGGGGCCTGTGCATCCCGATTCTCCTGATGGCGAGCCCGCTGGCCGCGCAGGTGGGTCGTCCCTATGTGGGGACCCGCACCGACCTCTCCGTGGTGGTGCCCCGAGTGGAGGTTGGAGTCGAGGTCGACGGCGCTCTGGACGAGCCGATCTGGAGGGATGCGGCGCTGCTCACGGGCTTCTCGCAGTACAGCCCCCAGGACGGCGTTCCCGCCCGCGATTCGACCGAGGTCCTGGTCTGGTACTCACACGAGGCCATCCACTTCGGTGTGCGGGCCTTTGCACCGCCGGGGAGTGTGCGCGCCACGCTGGCCGATCGTGATCGCATCGACAACGACGATCAGATCCAGATCCTGCTGGACACGTTCGACGACGCCCGGCGGGCGTTGGTCTTCGGCGTCAATCCGCTGGGCGTGCAGTTGGACGGGATCCGCGTGGAGGGAGAGAGCACCGGTGGGCACGGCTTCCAGGCGGAGGCCGAGATCCACCCTCTCGACCGCAACCCCGACTTCGTCTACGAGTCGAGTGGCCGACTGGAGCCGTGGGGGTACCAGGTCGAGCTGCGCGTGCCCTTCAAGAGCCTGCGCTACCGACCCGACGAGGTGCAGACCTGGGGCATCAACGTCATCCGCATCGTGCAGGCCAGCGGGCACTCCCAGACGTGGACGCCGGCACGGCGCGGACGCTCGTCGTTTCTGGCCCAAAGCGGTCGACTGGAGGGCCTGACCGGATTCGAGCGCGGATTGGTGCTCGACATCAACCCCGTGGTGACGGCGCGTGCGGACGGCGGGGCGGTGGGGTCCGGCTCCTGGGACTACGACCGCGTAGGGCCTGAGTTCGGTGGCAGCGTGCGCTGGGGCGTGACCGAGAACCTGACCCTGAACGGCACGGTCAATCCGGACTTCTCGCAGGTCGAGGCGGATGCCGAACAGCTCTCCTACGACCCGAGGCTCGCCATCGCGTTTCCGGAGAAGCGCCCGTTCTTCCTGGAGGGGAGCGAGCGCTTCCGCGTGCCCAATTCACTGATCTACACGCGGCGCATCGTCCGGCCCGACATCGCAGCCAAGCTGTCCGGCAAGATCTCCAGCGCAGACATGGGCGCGCTCTTCGCGATCGATGACCGAGCGTCCTCCCGCACCGGCGAACGTCCCGTGTTCGGCATCGTGCGCCTGACCCGGGATCTGGGCGCCGCGTCCACGCTGGGAATGGTCTACACAGACCGGACGGAAGGGGACGACTACAACCGGGTGGGTGGACTGGACGCTCGCCTGGTCCGTGGCGCGTATACGCTGTCTCTGCAAGGGGCGCTCAGCGCCAACCGTGACGCCATTGTGGACGGGACCGGCCACCTCTGGGACGTGGCCTTCGGCCGTGCCGGCCGCCGCTTCGGGTTCGACACACGCTTCCGGGGCACCAGTGCGGACTTCGTGGCCGGGAGCGGCTTCCTGAGTCGGACCGGAACCGTGCTGTTGCAGGCCACACCCAGGGTGACGCGACCCGGCGCGCCCGGGGCCCGCCTGGAGAGTTACAGCCTGTCGCTGAACCTGTCGGGGAGCTGGCTGCACGACGCCTTCTGGGACGGGGCGGACCCGGAGGATCTCAAGTTCCACATCAACAACTCCTGGACGCTGGCGGGCGGCTGGCAGCTGGGCGCTTCGCTGCTGTTGGAGCGCTTCTGGTACTTGCCGTATCTCTATACGGACTACGCGCTGGAGGTACCGGTGAGTCCCGGCGTCTCCGATACGGCGGCGTTCACGGGGACGCCCTGGTTGGACAATCTGGATCTGGTCTTGTCCGTGAGCACACCCACTTGGTCCACCTTCGGCGCCAACGCCATGGTGATCGTGGGTCGGGACGAGAACTTCGACGAGTGGGCACCCGCGGACATCGTCATCCTGAGCGGTGGCTTGGACTGGCGGCCCACCGATCGCGTGCGAGTGTCTCCGACCTACTCGCGCCAGCAGTACATCCGCCCGGGAGAGGGCACCACCGTGCGCGTGCGGGACATCCCTCGCCTCAAGGTGGAGTACCAGTTGAGCCGTGCCGTCTTCATCCGGGTGGTGGGGCAGTACGACGCAGTGTGGCGCGATGCCCTTCGCGATGACACCCGCACCGACGCGCCCATCCTGATCCGTGATGCCGAGGGCACATTCGCGCCGGCCGGCGAGGTGAGCCGCAACCGGATCACGGCCGATGTACTGTTCTCCTATCAGCCGTCTCCGGGAACCGTGGTGTTCGCAGGCTACGGCAGCGCCATGAGCGAGGCGGACGCATTTCGGTTCCGGGACGTCCAGCGCAGTGCCGACGGCTTCTTCGTGAAGGTGAGCTGGCTGTTCCGCAGGTAG
- a CDS encoding trypsin-like peptidase domain-containing protein: MSSRFRRRAAVGTGALALGVLIGGGAHAAFVATEHVVAEATPEHRTSIDWTDPASLAQGVSEATADLAARVTPAVVQISVKLAPSPQDEEQLPDQFRRFFDLPFGNPQAPNPQPQPRFGGGSGFLVSADGYIVTNNHVAGEAEEITVRLNDNRTFKATLVGADPTTDVAVIKIDAKGLPFLAWGDSEALRVGEWVMAIGNPGFGGSSLDYTVTTGIVSAKGRPLQLIGRDLEQDPRFGREMAGYAIENFIQTDAVINPGNSGGPMVDMAGDVVGVNSAIASTDGHFQGYGFAIPSHLVQKIAHDLMTEGRVLRPWLGVQVVQVSPEDAEAFRLPDVSGVLVQAVTDDSPADAAGLLQGDVIVAVDGKAVMSGGSLQEMIAVRRQGERVDVEYYRDGSRRSTEVRLGEAPVNPRATADRRPQGSTTSAEVEHLGLSVRPLTRDLAEQLGYEHAGGIAVAEIDPSGPAALKGITSGMQLLEIDGRRVDSVEDATDAFHGVEAGKVVTLLLGTPASGTRLVNVRAR, translated from the coding sequence ATGAGCAGCAGATTTCGCAGACGCGCCGCGGTGGGTACTGGAGCCCTCGCGCTCGGCGTCCTGATTGGCGGCGGTGCCCATGCGGCCTTCGTCGCCACCGAGCACGTAGTGGCCGAGGCCACCCCGGAGCACCGCACATCGATCGATTGGACGGACCCGGCCAGCCTGGCCCAGGGCGTCAGTGAAGCGACGGCCGACTTGGCCGCCCGCGTCACGCCCGCCGTAGTGCAGATCTCCGTGAAGCTGGCGCCGTCCCCTCAGGACGAGGAGCAGCTTCCGGACCAGTTCCGTCGCTTCTTCGACCTCCCGTTCGGGAACCCGCAGGCCCCCAACCCGCAGCCGCAACCGCGCTTCGGCGGCGGTTCGGGGTTCCTCGTCTCCGCGGACGGCTACATCGTCACGAACAACCATGTGGCCGGGGAGGCGGAAGAGATCACCGTACGCTTGAACGACAACCGCACCTTCAAGGCGACGCTCGTCGGCGCCGACCCGACCACGGACGTTGCCGTCATCAAGATCGACGCGAAGGGGCTCCCGTTCCTGGCCTGGGGTGACTCCGAGGCGCTGCGTGTCGGCGAATGGGTGATGGCCATCGGCAATCCAGGCTTCGGCGGAAGCTCCTTGGACTACACCGTGACCACGGGGATCGTCAGCGCCAAGGGACGTCCCCTTCAACTGATCGGTCGCGATCTCGAGCAAGATCCCCGCTTCGGCCGGGAGATGGCCGGCTACGCGATCGAGAACTTCATCCAGACGGACGCCGTCATCAATCCCGGCAACTCGGGTGGACCGATGGTGGACATGGCCGGTGACGTCGTGGGTGTGAACTCGGCCATCGCCAGCACCGACGGGCACTTCCAGGGCTACGGTTTCGCCATTCCGTCGCACCTCGTGCAGAAGATCGCTCACGATCTGATGACCGAGGGCCGCGTGTTGCGCCCGTGGCTCGGCGTGCAGGTGGTGCAGGTGAGCCCGGAGGACGCGGAGGCCTTCCGTCTTCCCGACGTGAGCGGCGTGCTGGTACAGGCAGTGACCGACGACAGCCCTGCGGACGCTGCCGGGCTGCTGCAGGGGGACGTGATCGTCGCGGTCGACGGCAAGGCCGTGATGAGCGGGGGCAGCCTGCAGGAGATGATCGCCGTCCGGCGTCAGGGAGAGCGCGTGGACGTGGAGTACTACAGGGACGGCTCGCGCCGGTCCACCGAGGTGCGCCTGGGTGAAGCACCGGTCAATCCACGCGCCACCGCGGACCGACGCCCGCAGGGCTCGACGACCTCCGCGGAGGTGGAGCACCTCGGACTGAGCGTTCGGCCTCTGACGCGCGACCTCGCCGAGCAGCTCGGCTACGAGCACGCAGGCGGCATCGCGGTCGCGGAGATCGATCCCAGCGGACCGGCTGCCCTCAAGGGGATCACGTCGGGCATGCAGCTGCTGGAGATCGACGGCCGTCGCGTCGACTCCGTGGAGGACGCCACCGACGCCTTCCACGGCGTCGAGGCCGGCAAGGTCGTGACGTTGCTCCTGGGAACGCCAGCGAGCGGCACCCGCTTGGTGAACGTGCGGGCCCGGTAG